A part of Variovorax sp. HW608 genomic DNA contains:
- a CDS encoding Bug family tripartite tricarboxylate transporter substrate binding protein, with the protein MPHTRRAMMVASLAVSLCTLAAPFAAAQDKFPSKPIRIVVPYAAGGSTDQLARAIQKPMADFLKQPVFVDNRVGAGGAIGTELAVKAAPDGYTLVFGNSGPNAVLPVLRKTPYDPLKDLRPISTVAIAPLILAVAADNPAKNLKDFLALAKKSGTEWNFGSVGNGSLSHLTGEYFNNKAGLSLAHIPFNGGAPMMTAFGGGQLQAAFVTGLDGQSMVQAGKVRYLAVGTPARTPVVPGLPAIAEEVPGFRSVAWFGVLAPRGIPDAVANKLHEAVVHAVSQPEVKKMFSDRDVEARSSSPEELDRMIRDEMAQWGDVARRANIRLD; encoded by the coding sequence ATGCCCCACACACGTCGCGCCATGATGGTCGCGAGCCTGGCCGTTTCCCTCTGCACGCTGGCTGCGCCTTTCGCGGCAGCGCAGGACAAATTCCCGTCCAAGCCCATTCGCATCGTCGTGCCGTATGCGGCCGGAGGCAGTACGGACCAACTGGCGCGCGCCATCCAGAAGCCGATGGCGGACTTTCTCAAGCAGCCCGTCTTCGTCGACAACAGGGTCGGGGCAGGGGGCGCCATCGGGACCGAATTGGCCGTGAAGGCGGCTCCGGACGGCTATACGCTGGTCTTCGGCAACTCGGGTCCCAATGCGGTCTTGCCGGTGCTGCGCAAGACGCCCTACGACCCGTTGAAGGACCTGCGCCCGATCTCGACGGTGGCAATTGCGCCCCTGATCCTGGCGGTTGCCGCCGACAATCCTGCAAAGAACCTGAAGGACTTCCTCGCGCTGGCCAAGAAGTCGGGCACCGAGTGGAACTTCGGCTCGGTCGGCAACGGCTCGCTGTCCCACCTGACGGGCGAATACTTCAACAACAAGGCGGGATTGAGCCTTGCGCACATCCCCTTCAACGGCGGCGCCCCGATGATGACCGCGTTCGGCGGCGGTCAATTGCAGGCCGCGTTCGTGACGGGCCTCGATGGGCAGTCGATGGTGCAGGCAGGCAAGGTGCGCTACCTTGCGGTCGGCACGCCCGCACGCACGCCGGTCGTCCCGGGGCTGCCCGCCATTGCGGAGGAGGTGCCCGGATTCCGCAGCGTGGCCTGGTTCGGCGTGCTCGCCCCGCGTGGCATACCGGATGCCGTGGCCAACAAGCTGCATGAAGCCGTCGTGCACGCCGTGTCGCAACCCGAAGTGAAGAAGATGTTCTCGGATCGCGACGTCGAGGCACGGAGCAGCTCGCCGGAGGAACTGGACCGGATGATCCGCGATGAGATGGCGCAATGGGGCGACGTCGCCAGGCGCGCCAACATTCGGCTCGACTGA
- a CDS encoding hemerythrin domain-containing protein: MSDPIVLGYREMDVVHAEFDELLASAVSSDDDELAQKLDCLVEHLKLHFAMEEEWMLEGDFPPRECHAAEHAAVLQSAAEVQPMVARGNLHVGRSFIRALANWFPPHATHLDSALAAWMCKRQSGGKPLVFHRRIASID, from the coding sequence ATGAGTGACCCGATCGTGCTTGGCTATCGAGAGATGGACGTCGTGCATGCCGAGTTCGACGAATTGCTCGCTTCGGCCGTCTCCTCGGACGACGACGAACTCGCGCAGAAACTGGACTGCCTGGTGGAGCACCTGAAGCTGCACTTCGCCATGGAGGAAGAGTGGATGCTTGAGGGCGACTTTCCTCCGAGGGAATGCCATGCCGCCGAGCATGCGGCGGTGCTGCAGTCGGCAGCGGAAGTCCAGCCCATGGTGGCTCGCGGGAACCTGCACGTGGGGAGGTCCTTCATACGCGCGCTCGCCAACTGGTTTCCCCCGCATGCGACCCACCTCGATTCGGCCTTGGCGGCCTGGATGTGCAAGCGGCAGTCGGGAGGCAAACCGCTGGTCTTCCACCGGCGGATCGCATCGATTGACTAG
- a CDS encoding PDR/VanB family oxidoreductase, with product MDEINLPVVIRDRRVETPEVMCFELGSAEGRPLPDFLPGAYVDVRMGSAGIRSYSLVRRSGDRSSYLIAVKREAEGRGGSSWLHDKAEVGTALSISAPKGSFTWVEQPSMSCFVAGGIGITPLLPMIERAKALGRPWQLHYAAASPERMAFREQVERLGEAGGQVYLHFSDGSTPRLDVASVVRRLDASADAHLYCCGPGRMVDAFLAASAHRAAHTVHVERFGAGQALATEGGYQVELARSGSRHFVPPGKTILDVLIEAGADVPYSCGQGVCGACQTRVLHGDVDHRDCFFTEEEKASNSTMLICCSGACSDTLVLDL from the coding sequence ATGGACGAGATCAATCTGCCTGTGGTGATTCGCGATCGACGCGTCGAGACGCCCGAAGTCATGTGCTTCGAACTGGGGTCTGCGGAAGGTCGCCCGCTGCCTGACTTCCTGCCGGGCGCCTACGTGGACGTTCGCATGGGGAGCGCCGGCATCCGGAGCTATTCCCTTGTCAGGCGCTCAGGGGACCGGTCGAGCTATCTGATTGCCGTCAAGCGGGAGGCAGAGGGGCGCGGCGGCTCCTCATGGCTGCACGACAAGGCCGAGGTCGGCACCGCGTTGTCGATCAGCGCGCCCAAGGGCAGCTTCACATGGGTCGAGCAGCCATCCATGAGTTGTTTCGTGGCCGGGGGCATCGGCATCACGCCGCTCTTGCCCATGATCGAACGTGCGAAGGCGCTGGGTCGCCCCTGGCAGTTGCACTATGCGGCCGCTTCCCCCGAGCGCATGGCGTTTCGCGAGCAGGTGGAGCGCCTGGGTGAGGCCGGCGGGCAGGTGTATCTGCATTTCTCCGATGGATCGACGCCGCGTCTCGATGTCGCATCCGTGGTGCGCCGGTTGGATGCAAGCGCAGATGCCCACCTGTACTGCTGTGGTCCGGGCCGCATGGTGGATGCATTCCTCGCGGCGTCCGCGCATCGTGCCGCCCACACGGTCCATGTCGAGCGTTTCGGGGCGGGGCAGGCGCTCGCCACCGAGGGCGGCTATCAGGTGGAGCTGGCGCGAAGCGGCAGCCGTCACTTCGTGCCGCCGGGCAAGACGATCCTGGACGTTCTCATTGAAGCGGGCGCCGACGTGCCTTATTCCTGCGGGCAGGGCGTCTGCGGTGCGTGCCAGACCCGCGTGCTTCACGGAGACGTCGACCACCGCGATTGCTTCTTCACGGAGGAAGAGAAGGCTTCCAACAGCACGATGCTGATCTGCTGCTCCGGCGCCTGCTCCGACACCTTGGTACTGGACCTGTAG
- a CDS encoding Rieske 2Fe-2S domain-containing protein, translating to MLKHEDNELLVRVGPKTAMGDLMRLYWLPFLLSRDVPADGQPYRVRLLGEDLVAFRDSDGRVGLVDQACPHRGAPLVFARNEEGGLRCVYHGWKFSVDGRCQEMPAEPENTPMLDRVRVKAYPVRERHGVLWAYMGPDEEPPALPDMEWNMVPPENVHVSMRIQDCNWLQALEGEIDSAHAAILHGRVDSGGSIDQWKQAADLAPKFEVVQHDAGVHVASRRKLDEDKNYIRVNQFLMPFWTLVPPFSQFPELSGHAWVPIDDEHTLCIMFSYHPSQPFYEKTRKLFAAGHNGRETGHASDTSFEPRPVTYPYHNYWSKYNRENAYGYAPDLAQKYNAGMPGLWLQDAACQSGVSPIYDRSKENLGVSDSGVARTRRVLLEAVKRLAAESVRPPSAEDPSKFLLRAISITIPAGGDWMAAGSEFMRAEPGKDFGYAP from the coding sequence ATGTTGAAACACGAAGACAACGAACTGCTCGTGCGGGTCGGCCCCAAGACGGCCATGGGTGATCTGATGAGGCTGTACTGGCTGCCCTTCCTGCTTTCCAGGGACGTCCCCGCCGACGGGCAGCCCTATCGCGTTCGTCTGCTCGGAGAGGACCTGGTGGCCTTTCGCGACAGCGACGGGCGCGTCGGATTGGTCGATCAGGCCTGTCCCCACCGGGGCGCACCCCTGGTCTTCGCCCGCAACGAAGAGGGCGGCCTGCGTTGCGTCTATCACGGCTGGAAGTTCTCGGTGGACGGCCGATGCCAGGAAATGCCCGCGGAGCCCGAGAACACGCCGATGCTCGACCGCGTCCGGGTGAAGGCCTACCCCGTGCGCGAGCGCCATGGCGTCCTGTGGGCCTACATGGGGCCCGACGAGGAACCGCCGGCCTTGCCCGACATGGAATGGAACATGGTGCCGCCCGAAAATGTCCATGTGTCGATGCGGATCCAGGACTGCAACTGGCTTCAGGCGCTCGAGGGCGAGATCGATTCGGCGCACGCGGCCATCCTGCATGGCCGGGTGGACTCGGGTGGCAGCATCGATCAGTGGAAGCAGGCCGCCGACCTCGCGCCCAAGTTCGAGGTGGTCCAGCATGACGCAGGCGTGCACGTGGCGTCGCGTCGCAAGCTGGACGAGGACAAGAACTACATCCGCGTCAACCAGTTCCTCATGCCTTTCTGGACGCTGGTGCCGCCCTTCTCGCAATTCCCCGAACTCAGCGGCCATGCCTGGGTGCCGATCGATGACGAGCACACGCTCTGCATCATGTTCTCGTACCACCCGTCGCAGCCCTTCTACGAGAAGACAAGGAAGCTGTTCGCGGCCGGCCACAACGGCCGCGAGACGGGACACGCATCGGATACCTCCTTCGAACCCCGGCCGGTCACCTATCCGTATCACAACTACTGGAGCAAGTACAACCGCGAGAATGCCTACGGCTACGCACCGGACTTGGCCCAGAAGTACAACGCCGGCATGCCCGGCCTGTGGCTGCAGGACGCCGCCTGCCAGTCCGGCGTATCGCCCATCTACGACCGCAGCAAGGAGAACCTCGGCGTGAGCGACAGCGGCGTCGCAAGAACCCGTCGCGTCCTGCTGGAAGCCGTCAAGCGCCTGGCGGCCGAGAGCGTGCGACCGCCGTCGGCCGAGGACCCCTCCAAGTTCCTGTTGCGCGCCATCTCGATCACGATTCCCGCAGGGGGCGACTGGATGGCCGCGGGCAGCGAATTCATGCGGGCAGAGCCTGGCAAGGACTTCGGCTACGCGCCGTGA
- a CDS encoding CaiB/BaiF CoA transferase family protein: MSASASDQLTLAQRAQEFAAHVPRPAGAPTALEGIRIVDFTHFIAGPLATMFLADMGADVVKVEAPERGDELRYYPPAVPGLEAQGGPFLWSNRNKRSVAVDLKSPAGIEVARSLVASADVVVENFSTGVMKRLGLDYETCRALNPKLVYCSVSAYGREGPFADRLGFDPVVQAESGFVSMNGYPDRMGVRASSAVMDISTAMMVSNAVLGALFARERQGEGQFVEVALFDTGLLMAGWATMQHLVSGQEPERNGNTSPDTCPSGVFEASDTPFYINCGNDKIFQRLVGQVLERADLANDESLMGRNGRIARREFLFQELGKEFRRFPWSHWQARMRQAQIPCGEVRTVGQAMRSAEAQARHLVTHIPHPELGRIPNIASPIRYARTPMADPTPAPRIGQHTGEVLQDVLGWSPEKVAQMAEAGAFGVRVPATTHHASGDIGQ; encoded by the coding sequence ATGAGCGCATCTGCATCCGATCAACTGACGCTGGCCCAGCGCGCACAGGAGTTCGCTGCCCACGTGCCGAGGCCTGCCGGAGCCCCCACCGCCCTGGAGGGGATCCGGATCGTCGACTTCACCCACTTCATTGCCGGCCCGCTCGCCACCATGTTCCTGGCGGACATGGGTGCCGACGTGGTCAAGGTCGAAGCGCCCGAACGCGGCGATGAACTTCGCTACTACCCGCCCGCTGTCCCTGGCCTGGAGGCGCAGGGAGGCCCGTTCCTGTGGAGCAACCGGAACAAGCGCAGCGTGGCCGTCGACCTCAAGTCCCCCGCCGGCATCGAAGTGGCGCGCAGCCTCGTCGCAAGCGCGGACGTGGTCGTCGAGAATTTTTCGACCGGTGTGATGAAGCGGCTGGGACTGGACTACGAGACCTGCCGCGCGCTCAATCCGAAACTCGTCTACTGCTCCGTCTCGGCCTATGGCCGCGAGGGCCCGTTCGCGGATCGGCTGGGCTTCGATCCGGTCGTCCAGGCCGAAAGCGGCTTCGTCTCCATGAACGGCTACCCTGATCGGATGGGGGTGCGGGCCTCATCCGCAGTGATGGACATCAGCACGGCGATGATGGTGTCCAACGCCGTATTGGGCGCCCTCTTTGCACGCGAGCGCCAGGGCGAAGGACAGTTCGTCGAAGTGGCCCTGTTCGACACCGGCCTGTTGATGGCGGGCTGGGCCACCATGCAGCATCTGGTCTCGGGCCAGGAGCCCGAGCGCAATGGCAATACCAGTCCAGACACCTGTCCGTCAGGCGTGTTCGAAGCGTCGGACACGCCCTTCTACATCAATTGCGGGAACGACAAGATCTTCCAGCGGCTGGTCGGGCAAGTGCTCGAACGCGCCGATCTCGCGAATGACGAGAGCCTCATGGGTCGCAACGGCCGGATCGCGCGGCGCGAGTTCCTCTTCCAGGAGTTGGGCAAGGAGTTTCGACGGTTCCCTTGGTCGCACTGGCAAGCACGCATGAGGCAGGCGCAGATTCCCTGTGGCGAGGTCCGCACCGTGGGGCAGGCGATGCGCTCGGCCGAAGCGCAGGCGCGGCATCTGGTCACGCACATCCCGCACCCCGAGTTGGGACGGATCCCGAACATTGCCTCGCCGATCCGCTATGCACGGACCCCGATGGCGGACCCCACGCCGGCTCCGAGGATCGGGCAACACACCGGCGAAGTCCTGCAGGACGTGCTCGGGTGGTCGCCTGAAAAGGTCGCGCAGATGGCAGAGGCGGGCGCCTTCGGCGTACGCGTACCCGCAACGACCCACCATGCCAGTGGCGACATCGGACAGTGA